From the genome of Macrobrachium nipponense isolate FS-2020 chromosome 43, ASM1510439v2, whole genome shotgun sequence, one region includes:
- the LOC135213816 gene encoding glutamate receptor-like encodes MAKLTNAITQSLNVTYRIRQPPDGQWGSLNPNGTWTGLVGQVYRHEADFAVGPHDVTEVRSKAIDFTVNFIFDARKFIVAQNRAEVDPWGFAFPLTSTVWLCTFLSTWLVAVLTTAFGKRHEKQPLGKYAYAVFFHTYRLLLQQGLEMNIVSLPERLVVAGWLIATMVICWSYSSNLTSLLAIKYAPKPIQTIRDLIDHKSMIVIFPRRTALSDYLFSVESGPLKEVADLSKIGRYMDIPYWEFAQALETLVIRGTHILATDTIDAGSMIAAYFSKTGRCQFYIAREAFVHFSLGMVCQKGSPLVAAINKRISAIFEAGLYQYWLNKNVANSTACQYMPSTIAVLEPLSISNMWGLFVLLVAGLALATVTFCSEIYLGNVS; translated from the exons ATGGCCAAATTGACCAACGCCATAACGCAGTCTTTGAACGTCAC ATATAGGATACGACAGCCGCCTGACGGTCAGTGGGGCTCTCTGAATCCTAATGGCACTTGGACCGGCCTTGTAGGCCAAGTTTACAGACAT GAAGCAGACTTCGCCGTGGGGCCTCACGACGTCACCGAAGTCAGGAGCAAGGCCATCGACTTCACCGTCAATTTCATCTTCGACGCCCGCAAGTTCATCGTGGCCCAGAACCGGGCAGAGGTGGACCCCTGGGGCTTCGCGTTCCCCCTGACGTCCACAGTTTGGCTGTGCACTTTCCTGTCCACGTGGCTGGTCGCTGTGCTGACGACAGCTTTTGGGAAGAGACACGAGAAACAGCCTCTGGGAAAGTACGCGTATGCTGTCTTCTTCCACACCTACAGGCTCCTTCTTCAGCAAg GCCTGGAGATGAACATAGTCAGTCTCCCAGAGAGACTTGTAGTCGCCGGCTGGCTGATAGCCACCATGGTCATCTGCTGGAGTTACAGCTCAAACCTCACGTCGCTTCTGGCCATCAAATACGCTCCTAAACCCATACAGACGATCAGGGATTTGATAGATCATAAATCCATGATCGTTATTTTCCCTCGTCGAACAGCTTTGAGTGATTATTTGTtc AGCGTGGAGAGTGGACCCCTGAAGGAAGTGGCCGACCTCTCTAAAATCGGCCGATACATGGACATACCATACTGGGAGTTCGCCCAGGCCCTGGAGACCCTCGTCATCAGAGGCACCCACATTTTGGCAACGGACACCATCGATGCCGGTTCCATGATTGCGGCTTATTTCTCAAAGACAG GGAGATGCCAGTTCTACATCGCCCGGGAAGCATTCGTCCACTTTTCCTTGGGCATGGTATGCCAGAAAGGAAGCCCTCTGGTGGCGGCTATCAACAAAAG GATCAGCGCAATCTTCGAAGCGGGCCTTTACCAATACTGGCTCAATAAAAACGTCGCGAATTCCACCGCCTGCCAATACATGCCTTCGACAATTGCAGTTCTGGAGCCGCTGTCTATATCGAATATGTGG GGTTTGTTCGTCCTCTTAGTAGCAGGACTGGCGCTGGCAACAGTCACATTTTGTTCGGAGATTTATCTGGGAAATGTTTCCTGA